In Dendropsophus ebraccatus isolate aDenEbr1 chromosome 13, aDenEbr1.pat, whole genome shotgun sequence, the sequence AACAGGCTTTTGAGACTCttatttcctgtatatagcacatgCTAAGCTCGCCCCCACATCCTGTAATTTGTCTTTCTCTGCCTGCTACTAGAGACAGAActtccctgacaacaggcagtggacgaGAGATTgcaaggaagggagacacctagttgcCAAGACAGCAGTTTTTCTGTGGAAAGGAGTCATTTTTAGTACGTGAATTACAAAGTATTAGGAATCTGATTGACTAATTAAAGGAGGAAAGTAATTTGAAATGACAATGACcaggttaaagggtttatccagcgctacaaaaaaattgcCACTTTTTGCCATAGACAGTTcaggtttttgtagcgctgaataacccctttaagcctctggCTGATGCATCTGAACTACAGTACCACTGTCCATAACCAAGAGTGGTGCTCTTGTAATTGGGTCTAATCTAATAATTCCAGTATAGAAAGTgttagtggtgtatactttcaATGCAGTTTTACCATCTAGATGGAGCAGGAATAACACACATAGACTAGGCATTCCACTTACCTTCCACTACGATGTTCATGGCCTTGCTGTACTTGATGATTGTTCTGCTGGGGTCAGATACTTCACACATATAATCTCCAGAAAAGCCGCTGTCAACCCTTGAAAACCAGGAACTTTTAAATTTGGTTAAAGCTTTGCCGTTCTTGTACAGGGCCGTTTTCACATTTATATTCTCTTTGTCTGGATGAAGTGTAAAGTCGCAGTTCACAAACAATGATTTCCCGCTCTGAATATTGGTGGGGGAAACCGTCAGAACGGGAGTAGAAAACAGCTCTGAAAGAACGAGACAAAAGAATAATATCATGAATGCCAAGGAGTGAATAAAGTATCACAAATACGCTATGTATGTCTATAGGGACGGTGCCCCCCAGACTATCAAACAAAAGAAAGACAGCTCTGGGCCCCAGAACTGTAGGACTTTGTACATGACCTGTACTGCCCAGATCACTTTTAGGATTATATTTCAGTGATCAGAGCTTATTTACAGACTCTTCACAAGGATTGACCATGGCTGGGCCACATGAATGATAATTGCATTGTTTGTGTGGACCTTTCTGATAGTCAGCTGTCATCCGCACATCCCCTATAtaatacatggggagatgtggggCTCATGTTCAAGGATTTGAGATGTCACCAAGAAGTATTGATCCCGAAGAGCTTGTTGGAACAGCAAGGGATCGACAGGCAAGTGGCACTTGTTTTCTGGACTTTATAAATTGATGGTTTATCCGGTAACCTGGTGCACCACTAGACAATCTTTTTAGGCTCATGGACTTTTGTGGGTATAATTTTCCACTAGACAAAGACCTCCGCATGAGGTCCGGCCCTGTTCATTGTATGTGAAGGAGCTGCAGCTTATCCAAACAGATGATGGTCAAGGATGCCAGATGTTAATCAGACATTGATCACCTATCCCAAGGACAGGCCATCAATGTCTACCTTTCAGTATACAATATGTTTTTTCCTTTTGCCAAGAATCCATTGATGTTCTTTCCAGGCCAACATGTTGGGATCAGCATCACTATGTGCCCCCTGTTCCATAGTTTGATATGTGTGAGAAAAAACAAATGCAGCAAAGAGCTGAATTCACATGATATCTAGTAGGACATGAAACCCACCAAGCTGGTAGACCCCATTTCTTGTTACCTTGCACAATGACCTCGAGCTTGGGGCTGACCTTCACTTCATCAATGAGCGAGCTTTGAATTTTACACGTGTAATTCCCAGAATCAGTCGTCCTGGCTACTTTAATCTCATAGCTATTACTTTTACCAAACTCCCGTATTCTGTTTTCGCCCCTGTAAAAAGCTAATTCCAGATTGGTGCTGCCACGAAGAGGATTCAAGGCGGGATTCAAAGCAAAGTCACAGCTTAGAGAGATGGGGTAGCCTTCTATTGTCAGAGATGTTTTCACTTTTACTGCCAGATAGGAAAAGACCTCTaggaataaaatacaaaaaatctcTATGAATTGTATAAAGTAGTCGTCGCCTCACAACGAGCCCCGCCAGATTTACCATCTAGATTTAATGAACAAATTTGGAAATATTTTAAACACAAATAAAAGCAGAGACCTGATTGGATACTTAGTCATCTACTACTCGGCGTTAATGAATGGAGCAAAAGAGTCAAGTGCCCTGAAGCCCATGCActccacattgtatacactccatgAAACCCACCAAGAGTCAAGTGCCCTGAAGCCCATCCActccacattgtatacactccatgAAACCCACCAAGAGTCAAGTCAAGTGCCCTGAAGCCTATCCActccacattgtatacactccatgAAACCCACCAAGAGTTAAGTTCCCTGAAGCCCATCCActccacattgtatacactccatgAAACCCACCAAGAGTCAAGTGCCCTGAAGCCCATCCACTCTACATTGTATAAACTCCATGAAACCCACCAAGAGTCAAGTCATGTGCCCTGAAGCCCATGCActccacattgtatacactccatgAAACCCACCAAGAGTCAAGTCAAGTGCCTTGAAGCCCATCCACTCCCCATTGTATAAACTCCATGAAACCCACCAAGAGTCAAGTCAAGTGCCCTGAAGCCCATCCActccacattgtatacactccatgAAACCCACCAAGAGTCAAGTTCCCTGAAGCCCATCCActccacattgtatacactccatgAAACCCACCAAGAGTCAAGAGTCAAGTGCCCTGAAGCCCATCCActccacattgtatacactccatgAAACCCACCAAGAGTTAAGTGCCCTGAAGCCCATGCActccacattgtatacactccatgAAACCCACCAAGAGTCAAGTGCCCTAAAGCCCATCCACTCTACATTGTATAAACCCAGATATGGCACCGTATCTGGCACACAATACATGGGGCCATGGCCATTCCACCATTCTAAATTGCCAACACAAATTTCCAAGCATggacccattaatttcaatggcatttatactatacaaCAATATAAGGTCTTACCTATAACGGGGACAAATAGTTCTGCGGAATAAGTATTATAGCTGGAAGATGGACCGGAAACACTCGAGCACTTATACTCCCCGCTCATGCTTGTGTATGCTTTTCCCAAAGACAGAACAGATTCACTTCCCAGAAGTTTTAGTAGATTGCTGTTCTTGTAGAACTTGGTGCTTCGTAAATTTAGACCTCGGCGACTGTGACAGGTGAGGTTCAGGTTGTCACCTTCTAATACAAATGGAGGTGCCTGCAAAACAATATCGCCTGAAAGACAAAAAgcatgcagtgtttttttttttttatctgttagaACCACTTTACTGTTTTCTTCTGGATTCTTCTGGAAGCAGAAAGCTTGTCCACATAAACATACCTGAGAGCTTTTGCTTTGTGATGTCACCCTAAAGAACCTAAACATTGAGAGTATATATGTTTTTGCTTGTGCACGGTTGCTTATAGTTGAtatcagtatatatgtatgttgtgtgtgtggtgttgggACTTATCAGTCATATAAGATAAGTGGTGGTACCATTGACAGTCCTAGCAATGTGGGCTTTATGGGGTATATGTTGTGCAAAGGGGCAAACCTTATGGTCTCACCCAACGTCGCAGAGGTGTCCAAGATGATCTGTAAATTATAGAATTTTTCAGACAAATTTAACCTCATACAACCATGTTAACATGTAGGAGCCACAGAGACCCTCGTGTATGTAAATGACTTACTATTGGAGACATCCAGCCTGACGGGTTCACTCATATGAGTATTAGTAGAACGGCACTGGTAATAACCACTGTCACTGACCAGGGCCTCCTGAATGGTGATGCTCTGTAGACTTATGTTCAGCTGGCTGCGGTCCTTGTACCAGTAATACTCTTGTTCGTCTTTGATTTTAGGGTCCACTTTACATGTCAGAGTAATGGTTTCTGCCGTCAATATCTTTCCAACATTGGGTATAAAGGAGACCACTGCCATACCTAAAAGACATAGAGAAACTGGCTTGGTTCAGTTTTGTTACTCTCCATGGATCATGTGAATAAAATGTGGCCAATACCTTGGCTGGCTGTAGACATGGGATGAGTGTTGGCCTAACAATCCTCACCATCAGTTCCCACCTTCATGCCTTTAAGTTAGGTCTAGTAGGCATGTTACTACTGTAGTGGGTTATTCCTATGATTACATTGGGGGATAAACGAGTTGATATCCAAGCTACAAACACCATGTCACCATCAATGTTCTATGTTGGGGAAGTAGATTGTCATTTGAAGATGGAGTGCAGCCGGGATAGCATCGGGAGtaagggacgggggggggggggggtgtaactacacccttgtttttgttgttttactgtgtaatgtttcacatttgcctggaaaaaaaacctttaaggaatcccaattttaaaaaattgaatgTTCCATTACCAGAGCTAGAAAGTTTTTTGGCTCGgtgccagtgcagggatcccagTGGCACAGTCAAAATGCCACCCCATTCCGACTCTTGACGCTGTTTTCTGCTTGAGCACCATCATagcttggagcactgggggcaggctctgCGTCCCCCCGGTGTGACGATTACCCCTCCCCTCATCTCCATTAGAATCGAGCAGGGATGCGTCACAGAAAGGAGGGCTTATCATCACACCAAAGGGTGCCGGGCCGGCCCCAAGTGCTCCGAGCCGGGCTGGTGCTAAAgctgaaaactgcacaggaataGGGTGGTATTTTGACTGCGCCTCCGAGAACCCCACAACAgcaccgagcaggtactgtaaaACAAAGAATTTCAGTCccatgatggtacatttgctttaagcagaTTTATGGTTGGCTCACCTTGTACAGTAATGGATACAGCCTTGCTCGCTTTCTTTACATCGTTGGATAACGTTTTAGCCTCACAGACATAACTCCCCGAATCCTCCAGTTGGGCAGATGAAATTTTATATTTCCTGGATCTGCTGAAATCTTGCaccatttttccatttttataaaAGGCGAATTTCAAGCTTATTGACTGTCTGAGTTGACTAACGGAGGTGTGACAGGTTAGGATCATGTCAGCTCCTTCAACCACTGGGTCAAGATTTAGTCTGATATCTGGAGAACTAAAAAGTTCTAAAACAAAATTATAAGAAGGTTAAAACATCATTCATACAACACCAAGTCCGCTGTGAATATAGTATGGTACTGTTAGGACTAGGAATAaacgctcaggccggttgctgtgcatgtttttcactaactctgctctgctactccttgttgaagcagtagccagggtgctctcccctggctgatcagcataagctgtagtaggtttcactgattgttgattgacagctgacacaccagtcagctgtcagtacctgggcaggacctggagtctcagcccctatcactcctgggggctgggactacaggttgcataagtatcctcctctgtcttccaccccctgcctgtgaaagtgcctagttcgctagtgtatctggatcaagtgttttccctgctttgtatttctggtaacttgacttctggcttctgacttatcgactaccccttggacacgttttgtactgcactgctctactgttactgacccggattcctgaccttgctctcattgtgttttgtctgtcttgtttcgtttagtgttgcactttagtagatcagggactgccgtccagttgtccgtttgccacctagggcatctgaggcaagcaggtaggggcagcggggtgggtgccagctttagggctcacctgtccttgtgtctccctgtccctatcctaacaggtACTTTGCTAAACACCCGACGATACATCTACTAGAGGACAAGTACTAGTACTGCTCATGGCAGGAATCCCTTCTGAATTCAGCGGTGTACAAGATGGCAGCCGTATAATTTAGTGGCTGTAGAACTATAAGAAGGTACTTTGTGAAACTAATGACTTGAAAATCAGGACTGGATTTGGATGCCACAATGGGGTGCCCTTCCAGTGGTAGCCTATTATTCCTTTTGGGAAGTAGATTATTTTGATCCCTTTTATTACCCCAAGGTGATCTGCTTATATCCCGAATCTggggattcttaaaggggtaatctgaccatttaaatttttttaaatattgctggtCTTGCATAGAGCAtaatacacattctattcttctatcAGAGCCCTGCTAAAAGTTTGTCCCGACCAATTCCCTGTCAACTAACCTCAGGCCCTTCTCCATCAATAGGGAGCCAGCTCCTTGACGTCTATAAGTGGGGGTGGAGATGTCCATGTGCTGAAAACTAGTTATTGTGCAGTGGAGTGTATGCTGCTGTTTGGCTGTTCCAGTTCCTGTGTTCCTGAGCTCAATTAGTGCACCAGAGGTTTGTCTACCACCTGAGGGAACCAGCCTGCTCATGCTGAGGGGATCTTTCTCTATATCTTCAAGTTAGGTCCTGTGATCTGCAATGTTCTTGTCTGAAGTCAGAGGTTGGAGAAGTTGCTTTTTGCCGATGTGTCCAACTTCAAGTCGCTGGATCCTTTCAGCCAATGGTTGAAGGTACAGTAATCTCCTACTAGTGTTCCTCCTGGTGCCCAGTAATCCTGGATGTGCCGCTACATGTACTCATCACAGCTTCACGGCAAAAGTACCCCCCTTCCGGCAAAGTACCTTACAAATTCAACTGTGATGGTAGTCTAGGTAAAAATTATTTAAAGTTACTCACTTAAGAGACTGTTTAAAgggggataggggaaaagtaggagatagcaagggggtctgacctctgtactcaccgccgatctccatattgggccccaggcttctgtattatgactaGAGCAATGAAAAGAGCGGAGCATCCGGGAAAAGCACcatactctgctctttccatcaCCTCCATAGGAAGGAATAGAGCCATTGGTCATGTGCTGTACTGGTGGctttattcataatacagaagcctaGGGGCCCCATATGGAGATTGCCGGGGGATACAGTGGTTTTTTTCCTGGTATAACTCTTTAAGTCTTTAAGAGCTAGCTACCACTCGGGTCCCACAACAAGTTCTTCAGCTAAACCCCAATATCCCAAGCTCCTGCAGTTAACACCTTCAGCCCCTTGGTCACCACATACCTCCTTCCAAGTATATTATAAAAATGATGATATTATAATAAAAACTTACAAAAAATATTAAGATTTACCTACTACTGAAATATACTCCTCAGCAATATAGGTTTTCGATATAGACCCAGTGTCTACATATCTTGTGCATTTATATTTTCCTGTAGTATTTTTGGAAACGGTTCCAAGTCTTAAGTCATCCTGAGAACCCAGAAACTGTATCATATTGTCGTCCTTGTAAAACGTTGTATTAACTCCTTTGCCCGAAGTCCACATTTTACATTTTAGCGTCACAGTGTCCCCTTCATGGATGGAAAGAGGTGCTTGCAGGATAAGCCACACTgcaataaaaacataaaactgTAGAGCGCTAGAGAACTGTAAAAGATAATATGTTAAAATTTATTACAACTACTAACTTAtcttgtaacagtggcaggggagagaggggagggggcagagctcacgggcgcATGCCCCACGCACCCAGCCTTCAATCCCGATCCCCGCCGgcttctgtagccaggaaaccggaaccctgaggcttccagtttccacgGCTACATTGGAGcgtggctccagtgctgagagttgtggcgggtccccggctatcactgatagccgtgACCCACCGCTGATGTCACagacgcagctcctgcgcctgtgtcatcctggatcgttaattaacgtccctgcaggcataggctgcagcaacgttaattgattgtggggcggcgggagggggttaataaaGAAACATGACCTATTCTGGATCAAGGATCAATAAGTCCTTCCCAGGCAGCACAAACCTTCAAATAATAGAGAGGACATTGGGCAATGCCAGTAAGTCACCTTTAAAGCCAGGAAGGTATTGTCTTGTATTATAGACATAATCATATTATAAAGTTTTGGTGCATCCTCACCAACACTACACAGGTACAATATGTTCCGGTCTCAGGTTCAGAAAAATGATGAATAGAAGTCATAAAAGGTgcagaaaaacaacaaaactgATACAGAGCTTCGATAATGGAGAAAAATTTACAACATTTTCCTGAGAAGAGAAATCTAAACTTGGACAAACATTTGTTCAAATATACAAATAACAAAAAgagactatgggccacatgtatcatccggcgtacggatgattttcggcggaaagtgccgatttgcgtatttttttattcgcaaatggccgatttgcgaataaaaaattcgcaaatcggcactttccgccgagtacgtcaggggggcggaaagggggcgtgtagtgggcggatcggagggcgcggactcagagtccgcgcgatttaccatccgttccgcccaaatgtacgccgaaaacctactccagtcctcagctggcgtaggttttcggcggtgcgcaccggcgcgcacgggatttatgtagaggcaatccgcctctacataaatctccgtagcgccggagctgcgggggcatttttaagtccggcgtaaaaaacgccggacttaataaatgcccccctatatctAGAGGAAAAAGTCACTCTTCCCTCCTTTTAGGCACATTTTGAGATGGGTGGGCTCCGACCTGTGACTCTTTAGTTGTTGGGAGACTTGAGCTTATGACATGAATCTTACCAAAGAAGACATCCAGATGAACAGGTTGGCTCTTTTCACCAGATTCGCCCTGGCACTGGTAATGCCCAATATCTTTATCGCTGGTAGCATAAACTCTTAGCGTATTGCCAGTAGAGAACATCCTGACATTGTCTTTATACCACAAATATCTCTTGCTCTTCTTGTCATCACATGTCATGGTCACTTGCTCAAATCTCATTATTTTATCCCAGTTTGGGCTAACCGATAGCATTGGCCTAACAGACTCTatgtgagaaagaaaaaaaatattcaaaaacatAACTTCTTTCAATAGTCATTCATCTAAACCATTGCCAGGAAACAATAACTTGCACCTTTGCTTGGCCACAGCTTTAAATCAATAGTTCCAATAAATCTGTGAGCCTTCCCTTATACTGTATGTCTAAGGCCGAAGACATTTATCCTGACTTGGTATATTCACCTTCCTTGACCTACACCCGTTattatcttatttttttatttaggaaCCTAAGTTGCCACGATTGACTCTTACGATTGATCCGGTCAGTATCTTCACAGCTTGGAATGTTATCCAGTCAACTGAACCCTGAGGACATAACTTTATAAGGTCCATAtcaggaagtcctgtgtgtcccaggccatctgagcactcacagagagaaggcagtcatgtgattgacagacacgttgagccgtgactctctgtactggccggaattcctgtgtttagtctctttttttttttaaccaaaacaagTCTAAAAacctgccttcaagagactggacctggttacagtaagtatagctggtataaagctgccttcaggagactggacctggatacagtaagtatagctgttatatagctgccttcaagagactggacctggttacagtaagtatagctggtataaagctgccttcaggagactggacctgcatacagtaagtatagctgttatatagctgccttcaggagactggacctggatacagtaagtatagtgttatatagctgccttcaggacactggacctggatacagtaagtatagctgttatatagctgccttcaggagactggacctggatatagtaagtatagtgttatatagcagccttcaggagactggacctggatacagtaagtatagctgttatatagcagccttcaggagactggacctggatacagtaagtatagctgcatatagcaaccttcaggggactggacctggatacagtaagtatagctgttatatagcagccttcaggagactggacctggatacagtaagtatagctgttatattgctgccttcaggagactggacctggatacagtaagtatagtgttatatagcagccttcaggagactggacctggatacagtaagtatagctgttatatagctgccttcaggagactggacctggatacagtaagtatagctgcatatagcaaccttcaggggactggacctggatacagtaagtatagtgttatataacagccttcaggagactggacctggatacagtaagtatagctgttatatagctgccttcaggagactggacctagatacagtaagtatagtgttatatagctgccttcaggagactggacctgaatacagtaagtatagctgttatatagctgccttcaggagactggacctggatacagtaagtatagtgttatatagctgacttcaggagactggacctggatacagtaagtatagctgttatatagctgccttcaagagactatgcgatgccctggcccctgggggccacttccgcagtgctggtgttatgagcgggcaatgaccggggcagctgcaggggttatacttgtcacggtataggcctgagggcagcacagctgtagggccggtctgtggaatctgcgggtgatgatgggcatgcgattcttcgctgcacttagtcagggcaccagttagtggacaccaatgccagggttcagtaacagcggttt encodes:
- the LOC138770827 gene encoding Fc receptor-like protein 5 → MSALAVCILASMFLPVFGEDPEKPDVDRPLVAFTPDWRTMFYNETLTIFCLHPSNAQENETYIWYRNNIPMDITQQNFTISSIQLYDRANYQCQTRTSAISDPIRPHVITDLSILRVPRYTFEDDILNITCDSRLDVNTTNAKVSFYKNYDLVKPMNYETYLFVGRVDRTVTGKHKCTKKAIFKNEVKESDAEEMLEVTELFTPPELKLSSYPVSVGMDVTMTCVTTLHPFRADTELQFAFYRNGWHVQGFGSSNKFLVQSVEVEDSGEYSCEVRTLMNSVRKISSQLLVLIQESVRPMLSVSPNWDKIMRFEQVTMTCDDKKSKRYLWYKDNVRMFSTGNTLRVYATSDKDIGHYQCQGESGEKSQPVHLDVFFVWLILQAPLSIHEGDTVTLKCKMWTSGKGVNTTFYKDDNMIQFLGSQDDLRLGTVSKNTTGKYKCTRYVDTGSISKTYIAEEYISVVELFSSPDIRLNLDPVVEGADMILTCHTSVSQLRQSISLKFAFYKNGKMVQDFSRSRKYKISSAQLEDSGSYVCEAKTLSNDVKKASKAVSITVQGMAVVSFIPNVGKILTAETITLTCKVDPKIKDEQEYYWYKDRSQLNISLQSITIQEALVSDSGYYQCRSTNTHMSEPVRLDVSNSDIVLQAPPFVLEGDNLNLTCHSRRGLNLRSTKFYKNSNLLKLLGSESVLSLGKAYTSMSGEYKCSSVSGPSSSYNTYSAELFVPVIEVFSYLAVKVKTSLTIEGYPISLSCDFALNPALNPLRGSTNLELAFYRGENRIREFGKSNSYEIKVARTTDSGNYTCKIQSSLIDEVKVSPKLEVIVQELFSTPVLTVSPTNIQSGKSLFVNCDFTLHPDKENINVKTALYKNGKALTKFKSSWFSRVDSGFSGDYMCEVSDPSRTIIKYSKAMNIVVEEQVSGVRLITDHDTNMLAGSNITLLCSVREGSSLSFTWMHNFKELNYSCATYQILHNGQMLFIESAQTYHSGSYKCKVSNHFSSSESNKMEFTIIEPIGGALLSTNKKVLDVVKEDSLTFTCFLTQGKGSYFFWIHNEQHLEQNTSIYEFQEGGKVLHIKSAQPHHEGSYQCVVEKDFSPKRRLVAQSGTLTLKISSKGGFYLKPLLIIMAVMAILFISFIVYKYQNKLVKPHFFQGKPENTRVPLENIGDKVLLVDNMENSERSPNSHH